The Silene latifolia isolate original U9 population chromosome 4, ASM4854445v1, whole genome shotgun sequence region agaaagtttaaccatcattcaaggattctaaatatcaagtttcgtcgcaaatgggcaatcctaaggctattttcgaagcaatttacgatttagctgtaaaaccgtctcaaaattcactcaaaggctcaaaacttgatgaaaattcgaaacaaatacatggttatgttcctaatgttacctactatccatttctaatgtcaatttgacaaggcaaatgcgtttgggggaaaagccccaaattttcgatcaaatgggtcataaaccctagatttttcggctcaaaattggacaaatgtagacgattaatgcaagattgagacacatacctcgattagtcatgattaatgcaagcttttggatcgaaccttggcggaaatggtgaagatttgagagagaaatgtgtgatttatgtttcgaataaaaatgaacaaagcctcctgattttcgcgtttttacgcaggaaaatcaatttggggaatagacgcagcaggcgctgcgcctcttccaaaagacgcagctcttgctgcgcctcttccttttgttccctccatacggattttcaaaaattcgttatgagttcgttatttgtgggcccatccttggtgcgcctcttccccgatgctatttttattcttttggtccgtttggcgattttctttcgttccggcccgcatttccaagcccgcaACAGACTGCCGTATATTATTTATCCCGTCCAAGACCTTTTgtttgtcgcaacgagcatttgttccttcacagaattcgacacactccgatgagagtaagcggatatactttccctctcatgacaagaaaaataactcccaatcgtgtctctagcgagagtaagcggacgtactgtctctctcaagacacgaggattgacatctacctaagcagatttcccctcagcagttcccgcctgtgtcctgctactcgcaattatttcccgaagactccccaagcagttttctcctcagcagttcccgcctatgtcctgctactcgcaatatttcttgtttccccgcaggGTGCGACAAAAGTGTCGTTCTCCAGAtgttcccaaaccaaagccttctttcttgggctcgtaaacccgaaattaggattttttaactataggatcccaatccttttaggttcataggCCTTCAAGTTCctaaaccaatagagttcctatacccaagctttagttacccttaagttgaacttactttaggcctccttcccgtcaatgctttcctttagggtcccacaccctagtaccaatccttacttatcttttaggtcttacccttagctcttacgcacctccggaagcatctcgagaagaagtttcaggtatggtctcttcttatggctggcgagcctccttacgtagtctaatggactttaaacgaccctccccgatagtcgacagactctaaaatgttcccgacgacaggtccttggctcagaccccttgagccgcctcgcgtcgccatagtcgtcagattgtaatcttcgattgacctgatggctatactttgactttcgccttgtccaagcctcagtcaaagtgggggctcagagatacctcattttcgcacctcccgcaaaccacccggtgatgattgggccgcatgtttgatacgcggaacgatttgtgacaattcgtaagattatcgtcaagtgattgctcaaatattaatgtctacctcttagttgtcatctacgtcccgatacggtcgtttgtgataattagagtacatttggagtccggcctaaaaccgtctccatttttcgataaccgttaaatcccgagtcgaatgttctggaatgttccggatatttctattccatatttcataaattttatcttttagtaagtaatttcccgtaatattcgcataagatattaaggaaaatcgaattatttccgtcctaccataactcaaacacggagatctttcttctacaagaggaaaccccttgggaacagacgcagaggtgtgcgcctcttccaagagacgcagggctcgccgcgcctcttcccgtgcccttttcgcatgtttctcgtatctttttcatatctttccgagattcacttccaaagagtctccgaaaccctaattccttcacgtgattagtataaataggagccttcgctcctcatatttctcacgcgagtgtccgcccttctcttctccctttgcattctagactttgttcttactttttggcgtctacgtgcttgaacattcgaccacgtaagctcggatccttctgagtaccagcctccccgtttgcatgaccgaccaatttgaccaactacacataatcaacttaattaattaatcgttttcctcttacgagggcactttctttgcattcgcgtcgagcatcactaatcgatatcttagtccttctcgtttcgtcaacatgtaagtctgagggtgtataatatctcttttatttattgtattttactttttgcatcatccattgtaaggtttacgtcgaaaataccattaaaaccgatttctaaaaccatgctttaaaacctttttttttacggattttcggTAGATACTGTCGAGAAAGGGcgcaaagaatcgcgcgcctcttgAGGAGCGCGattctcgccgcgcctcttcgtgaggccgcgcagattctcgcttcctttttcttcttcgttcgtcctctgttattcgtccaaAATtcctttcgtttgtttgttaattcttcatcataatcgtatatatttcacatgtatattataaccATCATCATTGagatgttttaatcatcacaaatccgatttaaatccctaataatccaatatttgtgggttttcgtcattaaattcaattccgggttatggagattcaatttgttcatattgagtttctggaattcgtctttgatatagtttacatCTGTTTATTCCcatgttcgtcgcatattcgtcattaatccaccgtatctaacctaatcaattgaattaatttgttttgactcattaatatttttcacttctgtcattattccatcttgtgttaATTCGTTcaatccgtctcattcatattttactgtttttatgacccattaatcgcatgtaaataatctattaataactttcatccgagtaaataatttaatcaatcattaaatttaccaattgacattaacggcttgcaattacggcttcacagacCGAGCCAGCAAGGAAAGACGCGTTGTTCGCgcgctattccaaaggacgcagctcacTGCGCTCGTTTCGGGCCGAGTTCGTCCCCGAACTCCGTTTTcgcttgacgtagtttaattagtttacatattaactaactattatccgtaatatcacgctaattcctgttcgttaatttgtttctttcttttattcgttttctcaaattatccgttttaaaggtattttcgacataaatcgcctaatccattgtaattattgtaattttcattattgtaatttataattattgtatttcttttattgtttgtatgttttcacatgtaattgaacattaaatcctacttcgacccaattgtatgctaattacgtgtttaccgacttagtattaattctcacatgctaggattaaaacttggatgtcgcattgcatgcatatagccgacgatatatcaagtatgaataacttccctaatcattagtagaggccgctatcgaggcgggcgggattaggtgttcgatcaaaagagcttcctaatacgtaccctcaccccttactccagatatctgtgaacacccgtgttcattggcatccacgagagtcattctagacatagaatgctaagggtaacgattgcttagtgttcatgtctttactttgtgtcttgacatggcacgaggtattcaaacggttccaatttcccataaaaattggtggcgactccatacaaaaatgcaaacgcgtgtttctcttttcctacccaagcgcccccgtgggcggcccgctgtccacagaagTCATCcaaagaaacaaacaaaagaaaaattgAAGACACGACTCCGGCAGAGAATCCGCATCGTACGGTTTTCTCAGCCTCAAAATCCGCACCGTGCGGTTTTTCTAGGAATAGGCGTTGGTGATTACGGGCTTGCACTTATCTTAAAGCCCATTATTCCTTCTTATGTTAGGACTATATATAGATGGATACTATTTGGTTTTCATTATCTTAGACATTATTGTGGTAATCAAGGTGTAATATTTAGATTGTTTACATTTCAATTGGGTTTTTAGATATAGAATGGAGAACTAATCCATTTTCTTAATCCAactcaaaggtgtaatctttggttgtaagacactttaatctttccttaattattattattgttgttaatctCTTGTATAAGtatgatttccttgttgcttaatcaaATCAAGTTCCTAATTTACATGTTGGAATCATTAAGTGTGTTTTCCTTGTGATTTCATTCTTGCAACCTCTTCTTATTAggttaatgaatgtgatttcttttTGGCCTAATAATCAAGCAAGAGATTAATTTGTGAGTACTCATTAATTGTGCTTATTGTGTTAATCACCCCTATTTAGATCATATTGCTTCATCTTCTTGTTTGTTACTctatgtatgtgatttctactagAGGGATTAGCAAGTTGGATCATTGGTTAAGTGTGATTTCTTTGCTATTGCCTTCTATTAAGAGCATTAAGGGATTTATCCCAATAATAGGGCAATAATATATGATTAAGGGATTGATTGTGTCAATGATCACCTAAAGTGTCTCATCAATTGAGTTGGGTTAAGTTCTTCCCAAAAACTTGATAATTTCCATCAATTAGTTGCTTGCTTGCCTTCTATTGCTTTTAATTTCATTTTGTATACTTCTTTTGTTAATTAATTGCATTGTTCTAATTAAATAATTGAAAACCGAATATAAAACCACCTTCCTTTGGGTTGGACCCTTGCTTTTCAATCTACTTTTGGAATACACTTTCTCAAGAATGCTTGTTTTATCTTAAAAGTCGATTAAATAAGTATGCCTTGTTCCAAAACATATTTGTTTATTATTTTAAATCCAAAGGACGACTCATTATCCAGTTTAAAACTGTAAGAAGAGTTCTGCaaaatcattataaaatgaattttaaatccATTATTAGTTTGGTTTTGCACTGCCACACAAGATATGATgaacttaattttttttttcattaggaGTATCTCCTCCCGACAGTTGGAACAATCTCTTTCAGAATACTAAAGACAACTTAATGGGTATACCCTTCCCAAATTTAATTTTTTCATTCGCAAAAGTCAAAAATCAAACAGCTAATCACTTATTCAAAAGATAAGAACCCTTACAATTCACCCCCAACCAATTTTGGTACATCATGAACTTATTATGCAAACACAAAATTTCTCTAGTATTGACCGAACCACCGCCTATTTATACGTTGGCATGTGGCTGTATAAATATGCCAAATTAACAAAGTAAAGTACAAAATCCTTCATAATTATTTATTCATCCTTTTATTATTAGAACATATTtttatttaatataaataaatgattggaataaaatacataatttATAATCACAAATTGTTGTATAAGACGGTCTCTTAATATAAGACCATTCCATTTTCCAATAGcccaatattaaaaacaaaatcaCGAAACCAACACCCCACGATTTTACATTAACTTCCCTTCTCTCAACCTTTCAATGTTTGCTCTCATGGTACGTCATCCCAGTGATACCACCTCAGTGATGCAAACTATCCCCTTGACGTAACTCCAGACTACCCCTTGGCGTAACTCCGGCCATGAATTTCTCCTTTAAAACATTCAGTTTCAAATTAAAATTAGTAGCCAATATCTAAAAGCTTTAGTATATGATAAAAATAAAGCAATATTCTTAACAAAATACTACTGTATAAAATTAGGAATTCTCAAATTTAAAATTTTGGTTGTATTATGAGCAAGTTAAAATCCAGAGTTAAATGTAGTCGTGATTTAAAAGTAATTTGAAACCATCAGTTTTGAACTTAAAATTCAGAGTTTGCAATATAAAAGTATGAGTGCTAGTAATTTGGAACCATCAGTTTTCAACTTAAAATTCAGAGTTTGCAACATAAAAGTATGAGTGTTAGTAATTTGGAACCTATTAGTTTTCAACTTAAAATTCCGAGTTTGTAATATAAAAGTATAAGTGTTTAAGTTTAGAAGCAttgaattttaattttaaaatctGAAACCCATTAAATCAAAAGCTATTTTTGCAGTAATTCATTTCAAATAGAAAACCCATAATATGATAAATCAAAAGTTTTCAATATAAATACATGATTAATCAAGTTAAAACCATTATATTTCAAACCTGATTGTTGttaatcgtcatcacaatggctcCGAGGTGAAAAGACGATCGTTGCCGTCGAGTGCGTCAACGTTCTTCTATGGAAGGGTGATGGGGTAGTTCGTAGGGGGAAGGTAATGGGCAAAAATTCGGTGACTACAGGGGTCATGGAGGCAGGGACTGAGGAGAGGGCTGGGATGGGGTTAATGGAGGTGAGATTGAATGGAGTTAATGAAGCATATGAGGGTAGGGGAAGGTCAGAAGGTGGCGTGGGTTATATTTTGTTCGCGGTTTTCATTGTTGTTAATGGGCTAAGTCTTCTATTGGATCCGTCCTATAGTATAGGACGGTTCTATAGGAGAGTTGCTGTTTTGTAATTTATAGCAATAATTTATGAGTAACTTGGGCCGGGCTTTTAATGTCGTTTTCCATTATTCTATTTTAcatggattttttttttcaattttaagcAAACCCATCATAATGGAGTCTACTTTGTGTCCTATTTTGTTACGCATGGCCTCAATCTTCTAACACTTCATCATTTATAATATGTAAATACTTATTTTTAATGTTTAATGCTTATGTGTTAAATGATGAGACAGCGGGACATAACATGGAACACGAAATGGGTAGAAAATACGGACTCATTACAATGATCAAAATATACACAATACTCCAATCAACTCATTAATTTTCATACAATTATATTGTTTTGTTCCTTAattacaataacaaaaaaaaaaaaaaaaaaacaatttttgtCTTTGCACCATTTCACTTTGTTTGATTCGAGCCGAATAATGTCACACATGCGAGAAACTTATTTCGACTAACAACTTCATATTCGTCCATCCAAATGATCATCACATTATTGTTTGATTATGCTTGAACTCGAGATCTCATTAAGTTGAAATCAAACATTGATTCAAAAAGACAAATCCATCTATTTTGGATCTAAACTTAACCCCATCACATATGGAGGCCAAAACAAATGAAAATCCTGCTTATAAACATAAGTAAACCCCTGAAATGAAACAGGGGAAGCAGTCACATAACCTTGAACAAACAAGAAGTCACCTGTACCACCAACCACAGGATTATCAGAAGTCTTAAGTGCATTAACAACACCAAGAAGCGAAAGCGAACCCGTTAACCCATTTTCCAACTCAAGCTTGATCCTACAAATTGATAAGCTATCGAGTCCATCAAAGCTCGAGGTTATGGATATGCTTTGAACACTGCCAAGTACTTTTGAAGTCGGGTCGGGTGTTAGAGTGAGTTTGTCATTAATAACTCCAACTGTGCCAAAAGGAGATGTGGTTTGGGTTATATTGGTTCCAAAGGGAGATGGAACTATTAAGAAGTCGGTCTTGTTAACGACGTCGTGTTGGTAGAGAGTGAAATGTATGGATTTTAGCCCATGGTGGCGGTGGCGGTCGTGGTGGTGGGTAGATGAGATTGTCAAGGTGGGGAGGAAGGCCAAAAGGATTAGATATAGTATTGATGAAGAGTTGGCCATAATGATAATGATATTTATGTAACCTAGTGAGCTATACTATATATGAATTGGAGTGTAGTGTAGTTAATAGGAATATAGTTGGAATTATTTATTACTCCCACCGTTTCCatcaatagttatctattgcTTGCTCGACTAAGGAAAATGAAATGGGTATGTTGgacaacacaaaacacatactccACTTGCACGTGGGAGATGAGCCACAAAAAACTATttaaaatggaaatagataactatGGATAAATACGTCCCAAAATGAAAATAACTTTTCATCCGGAGTTCAAGATGGGCCCGGACGTAGTACTTGTAGTTGGTAAGGAGTATAAATTATACATACTCCGTAGATGACAAGTTTGAACGAAGTTTTGGGGTGCTTGACTTTTACATGTGGAATAGTTTTGGAGGAACGAAACAAATTTGAATCGTACCCTGTCGGTGCATTAACCGGGAAATCGTACAAAATTTCTGAACTTAATTAACCAAAAACAAGTTTATTCACATCGGGTTCCGAGGAATTCTCTCTTGAATGAGTTAAGATCCTAAATAAGACATCGGGATTCGATTATCCTACATCCTAATATACACCGGGTATAAAATTTTGATCCATACCCGTCTACCATTACCAAGTCCGACGAATCTAATGTCATTCCTTGTAACTTTTGATTGTAACAAATAAATGAGTCGATTAATTCCAATTATAGTATGAAAAGAGCACACAACATGCTCATTACATTCCTAATAAGGACTGCTAATTATATAGATTAAAGTGTCTGTTGAGAAACACAATTGATATGATAAATTCATTATTTCAGAATTTAGCAGGTAACACCTATATATAACTAGATTATTAAAGTTGGTGTAACTTAATTCTCTCCTAATTCCTTGATCATTCTTTTCGGTTTTTTCAGTTTCCTATACATTAATTTATCGAAATAATTTTACTACTTAAACCCCCTAATTCCCTTGCTCTAATCATAATCCATTGTCATTCTAACATAAAATTAAATGTCAGGAAGCACAAACATGACTTTACACTCGGTCGAACAAAATGGGATCAAGGATCAGACCCATTACAAGCCAGGACACGACTCAAGAGCACTTGAAACTATCCGAAGGCCTCGTGGCAGGCCAGCGGGGTCTAAGAACAAGCCTAAACCACCCATTATCATTACAAGGGATAGCCCGAACACGCTTACGGCCCACGCCATGGAGGTAAGTCCGGGATGTGATGTCAATGAGAGCTTGATCACCTTTGCTAGGAAAAAGCAAAGAGGTGTTTGCATCCTCAGTGGGTCAGGGTATGTCACCAATGTGACCCTTAGACACCCAACCTCATCTGGCCCAAATGCAATTGTGACCCTTCATGGTCGGTTCGAGATTCTGTCCCTACTCGGGTCAATACTCCCACCACCAGCAGCTCCACCGGGCGTCACTGGACTTACTGTCTACTTGGCTGGCCCTCAGGGTCAAGTGGCTGGAGGGGGTGTGGTCGGAGCCCTCATTGCTTCCGGCCCGGTAGTGATCATGGCAGCTACATTCATGAATGCGTCATTTGACCGTTTGCCGCTCTGCGACGAGGATAATGAAGGTGGGGCCCAGAATCAACATTACCAGAACAGTATCCGTCATCAATACCAGAATTTGATGGCGAATGGAAGAGTCACGCCTCCTGAAGTTTACTCCTGGGCATCTGGAAGAACACTGGCAAAGACTTGAAAATTAGCAAGGCTTACAATTGTTGTGTCAACAATGTGATTTACTTCATACCTTCTGTTAGTTAGCCTAAGATTAAGAGATTATTTACTTGTTATATTCCCCCTATTATTTCATGATTCATATTCCTATCAATAaaatgttttagcattattaataCGAAATCTTCAACATTGTAATCATTTGCTCAGCAAAAACTATAATGAAGATAAATTCAAAGTACTCTATAGATTTTTGCAATTAAGTACTCGTACTAACTAGTGAGTAATATCCCCAACCATTGTATTCGTCCCAGAAGTCAGAACCAATAGCTAACTCATTTACAAGACCAGAAACATTGTTCGCGAGGCCTTGTTTGCACTTTGAAAGAAGAGATTTGGAACGAAAGACCGCGGAATAATTTCTCTTTTAAGTGAGCAAGGCCATATTCTATAGGAAGAGTTGTTTTGAATGTATAAAGGATACATTATACTGATATTTACATTGGTATATATAGGGACTAATGGACTTCTAATTTAGGTTAGAATAAAGAGCCTATAGACAAGATTTATACACTAGCTATATTTACACAATATGAATTATTTACTTTGCTTATTTGTGAATATGTGAAGATAAGGAAGATATGGGAGAATCTTGTTTAATATATTCGGTTGGACTTCTATTAGGCTTttttaagttgattcgattcctATAAGTTCGATTTCATAAGTTCACTTGATtctgttaggcccaatttagctgGTCTCGATTATAACCTAGCTTTGGCCTTATTAGGTCGATGGGGTAAACTGTGGTCAGGGCAAGTATAGTTATTATTTGACAGAGAAGAACACAGAGGATAAATAAGTGTTAAGGTCCAGGAAGAAAAGCCCGATAATGATACTAAGATAGCTTGATGAAACTCTCCAAAGAAGAGACGGTTGATCGCAAGCAAGCAAGACAAGATGTTATACACATGCCCTATTAtcacggaagaccaagtccaattcTAAGAATAGTATATTTCCACGTACCAGATCGTGCAAAGGAAGATAAGCCAAAGTTTGTTGAAGAAGACTGGGTCAAGCGGATAAATAGGAAACGTGCCCTATTTTCTAACTAACAACTGAGAACGGTCAAGGAGAACGTTGGGTGGTATCCAACGTTAATTTTTGAAGAATATAAATAGTACTATTTAACATTTGTAAAGGAGATATGTTTTTTCTCATTATTCACTATTGAATACTCATACTTACATACAAGATTTGTAATCAGCTTATCAAAGAAATACAACAACACTATCTATATTCGATCTCCATCTATAATTCTTCTATAATTTTATCCCTAACTTACagtgtaatacccggtattttaatatgatattatattaggccgagttaccagctgggtcgtgtagtgtatttgtgactcgggtaactatgtgactcgggttttaattaatctaactgggctaggcccgtatcgtcttaataacAACTATCCTATACatataactcatctaaccaaaccctaatctccctatcaccatattcactttaatcatgagaaaagagagaaaagagagaagagggagccgtgtgtgaagggagccgcgtgaggcattgcgaggcgattctcaacctattctcatcctatttcgtaagtagactatcctattacctctttattcaattattagcataattatagtagtattggaatagttttcgtaaccctagaaattggtttgggggttttgattataaattgtatgagataaatgaatagaatagttacagcaatttacagattcgttggtctgtgttatttgagtgttttacctgtcttaaagtcgtgggatgcaaaaagttaaaaaaGAGACTCatatttattccaagcctagtttatgcctgtgaaaattggtagcatttcactgTGTAGTTTTTCCtaaagaaattatttgtgaacgtctatctaaaaagtccgcgaatcagaAGAGGctaaaagattacttctaaaacataatttagatattgaattggtgctgagtctttttcatatatttaatttaaagagtttagatgttttaggcgttggttttacttaaaaatcatttgtcaaactcgttttatgaatcaatactttttatgcgacggttcctgtcagtttttggaaatcagtctgaaaacccttgataagtttggaatttgagaaaaacacgttagatataatttgtagctaagactcatggggttccaattcaattggccttgcatcaattcgaattttctggaattagttattcattttatactgAGTCTGCCATGtccaggaaaatcaggaaaagttgtgtttgttctttaagttgatattcctgttaaaattacaatgagtctaggttatgtgaatgattaattgact contains the following coding sequences:
- the LOC141651647 gene encoding pterocarpan synthase 1-like — protein: MANSSSILYLILLAFLPTLTISSTHHHDRHRHHGLKSIHFTLYQHDVVNKTDFLIVPSPFGTNITQTTSPFGTVGVINDKLTLTPDPTSKVLGSVQSISITSSFDGLDSLSICRIKLELENGLTGSLSLLGVVNALKTSDNPVVGGTGDFLFVQGYVTASPVSFQGFTYVYKQDFHLFWPPYVMGLSLDPK
- the LOC141653574 gene encoding AT-hook motif nuclear-localized protein 16; its protein translation is MSGSTNMTLHSVEQNGIKDQTHYKPGHDSRALETIRRPRGRPAGSKNKPKPPIIITRDSPNTLTAHAMEVSPGCDVNESLITFARKKQRGVCILSGSGYVTNVTLRHPTSSGPNAIVTLHGRFEILSLLGSILPPPAAPPGVTGLTVYLAGPQGQVAGGGVVGALIASGPVVIMAATFMNASFDRLPLCDEDNEGGAQNQHYQNSIRHQYQNLMANGRVTPPEVYSWASGRTLAKT